A window of the Butyricimonas faecalis genome harbors these coding sequences:
- a CDS encoding acyloxyacyl hydrolase: MNGIYMDGMKRILRVVAFWGIIFVGGVSHVIGQGNDSLVDVSLRKFVHGLRVEGRPEYVFPTSSFLQGENVEGRIIQGVFSSHLKYLFRYRPGSFDEHIYGDVYQGVGVGFYNFGGSRQLGNPVAFYLFQGARISSLAPWLSLHYEWNFGLSAGWKTYDPYYNSSNTIIGSKVNAYINVNFYLRWRLSPRVSLLSGVTLSHFSNGNTKLPNAGLNTIGGNIGLECNFYRKDDLKSLERRVDFAVQPFRRHFTYDFVFFGSWHDRLVRTSDGFSPSPEAYPVFGFNFTPMYNLNYKLRLGVSLDGTFDGGANLYTEGDVYGRVSKSDIVRPPLGDQFALGFSGRAEYVMPFFVVGVGIGANVIGKDDLNMFYQLLTLKIALSRAVFLHVGYRLQDFNEPNFLMLGIGFRFNGKYTAF, from the coding sequence ATGAATGGAATTTATATGGATGGTATGAAGAGAATTTTGAGAGTAGTCGCTTTTTGGGGGATCATTTTCGTTGGAGGCGTGTCGCACGTGATAGGGCAGGGGAACGATAGTTTGGTGGATGTGTCGTTGCGTAAGTTCGTGCATGGATTGCGGGTGGAGGGACGGCCGGAGTATGTTTTCCCGACAAGTTCTTTTTTGCAGGGGGAGAACGTGGAGGGAAGGATTATTCAGGGAGTTTTTTCCTCTCACTTGAAGTATTTGTTCCGTTATCGTCCGGGGAGTTTTGACGAGCATATTTATGGAGATGTATACCAGGGGGTAGGAGTCGGATTTTATAATTTCGGGGGATCCAGGCAGTTGGGGAACCCGGTTGCCTTTTATTTGTTTCAAGGGGCTCGTATCTCTAGTTTAGCTCCTTGGTTGTCTTTGCATTACGAATGGAATTTCGGGTTGTCCGCGGGGTGGAAGACTTATGACCCGTATTATAATTCGTCCAACACGATAATCGGTTCGAAGGTGAATGCTTATATTAATGTTAATTTTTATTTGCGCTGGAGGTTGTCTCCAAGGGTTAGCCTGCTTTCGGGAGTGACGTTGTCGCATTTTTCCAACGGGAATACGAAGCTTCCTAATGCAGGGCTGAACACGATCGGGGGAAATATCGGGTTGGAGTGTAATTTTTACCGGAAGGATGATTTGAAGTCGTTGGAGAGGAGAGTTGATTTTGCTGTACAACCTTTCCGCCGACATTTCACGTATGATTTTGTTTTCTTCGGTTCGTGGCATGATCGGTTGGTGAGGACGTCCGACGGTTTTTCCCCTTCTCCGGAGGCTTATCCCGTGTTCGGGTTTAATTTTACCCCGATGTATAATTTGAATTATAAACTCCGGTTAGGCGTGTCTCTGGACGGGACGTTTGACGGGGGAGCCAATTTATACACGGAGGGGGACGTGTACGGGAGGGTGAGTAAGTCGGACATTGTTCGTCCCCCTCTGGGCGATCAGTTTGCCTTGGGGTTTTCCGGGCGGGCAGAGTACGTGATGCCTTTTTTTGTCGTGGGAGTCGGGATCGGGGCGAACGTGATCGGGAAGGACGATCTGAATATGTTTTATCAGCTATTGACGTTGAAAATAGCCTTGTCACGTGCCGTTTTTTTGCATGTGGGCTACCGTCTCCAAGATTTCAACGAGCCTAACTTTTTGATGCTGGGAATAGGTTTCCGGTTTAACGGGAAGTATACCGCTTTTTAG
- a CDS encoding MFS transporter, with product MSTKEIEWDGLPIPKRYGAILAIAMGITVSVLDGTIANVALPSIAEDLQATPSMSIWIVNAYQLAIVVSLLSLSSLGDILGYRRVYIGGLFIFSVTSLACALSNSLLMLTIARVFQGFGAAALASVNTSLIRIIYPKRHLGRGMGINALVVAVSAAGGPTIAAGILSVASWQWLFAVNVPVVIAALILSFRFLPVNPVKRSERKFDWISGVMNAFTFGLLIFSIEGFTHGVSLPVLLPGIGVMLFVGYFFVRRQLSREYPLLPVDLLKIPIFSLSVGTSVCSFVAQMLAMVSLPFFLQHTLGLDEVATGLLLTPWPLATMVAAPLAGRLLERVHAGVLGGVGLSIFSAGLFLLAVFADQVPNVGIALFMAMCGFGFGLFQTPNNSILISSAPQNRSGGASGMLGMARLTGQTTGASLVALMFVVFPVNGTYASLYFAGGFATLAAVVSFSRVSLPEPELLRGKAKSG from the coding sequence ATGAGCACAAAAGAGATCGAGTGGGACGGGTTGCCTATCCCGAAGCGATACGGGGCGATTCTTGCCATTGCCATGGGAATTACGGTTTCCGTGTTGGATGGCACGATTGCTAACGTGGCGTTACCGTCTATCGCGGAGGATTTGCAGGCCACGCCGTCTATGTCTATTTGGATTGTGAACGCTTACCAGTTGGCTATCGTGGTTTCCTTGTTGTCGTTGTCTTCTTTGGGGGATATATTGGGTTATCGGCGGGTGTATATCGGAGGTTTGTTTATATTTAGCGTGACTTCATTAGCTTGCGCGCTTTCCAATTCTTTGCTGATGTTGACGATAGCCCGTGTGTTCCAGGGATTTGGGGCGGCCGCTTTGGCAAGCGTGAATACTTCTTTGATTCGGATTATTTATCCCAAACGGCATTTGGGTCGAGGAATGGGTATTAACGCGTTGGTGGTTGCCGTGTCGGCAGCGGGAGGGCCGACGATCGCGGCGGGGATTTTGTCGGTAGCCTCTTGGCAGTGGTTGTTCGCTGTAAATGTTCCCGTTGTTATCGCGGCATTGATCTTGTCTTTCCGTTTTTTGCCCGTGAATCCGGTAAAGAGAAGTGAACGGAAGTTTGATTGGATCAGTGGGGTGATGAACGCGTTTACGTTTGGTTTGTTGATTTTCTCGATCGAGGGGTTCACTCACGGGGTGAGTTTGCCTGTACTGCTCCCGGGGATTGGGGTGATGCTGTTTGTCGGTTACTTTTTCGTGCGTCGTCAGTTGTCGCGGGAATATCCCTTGTTGCCTGTCGATTTGTTGAAGATTCCGATTTTTTCGTTGTCTGTCGGAACGTCCGTGTGTTCTTTCGTGGCGCAGATGTTGGCCATGGTTTCTTTGCCTTTCTTTTTGCAGCACACGCTGGGGCTGGATGAGGTGGCAACGGGATTGTTGCTGACCCCTTGGCCGTTGGCAACGATGGTTGCGGCTCCTTTGGCTGGGAGGTTGCTCGAGCGAGTTCACGCGGGTGTGTTAGGTGGCGTGGGATTGTCGATATTTTCCGCGGGGCTGTTTTTGTTAGCTGTCTTCGCGGATCAGGTTCCCAACGTGGGAATTGCTTTGTTTATGGCTATGTGTGGATTCGGGTTTGGTTTATTCCAGACACCGAATAATAGTATATTAATTTCTTCCGCACCGCAGAATAGGAGTGGTGGGGCTAGCGGGATGCTGGGTATGGCCCGGTTGACCGGACAGACGACGGGGGCTTCGTTGGTGGCTTTGATGTTTGTTGTTTTCCCGGTGAATGGGACGTATGCTTCCCTTTATTTCGCGGGAGGGTTTGCCACGCTGGCCGCTGTCGTGAGTTTTTCCCGGGTTTCTTTGCCGGAACCGGAATTGTTGCGAGGAAAGGCTAAGAGTGGTTAA